In one window of Arachis ipaensis cultivar K30076 chromosome B06, Araip1.1, whole genome shotgun sequence DNA:
- the LOC107645292 gene encoding uncharacterized protein LOC107645292 isoform X2 has protein sequence MLSIPLKKTDPVELYLPLRRLVASKYSENDAQKVESVLETLNKCRRDMVEPRGDLSLPMQRDCLLHYFKCLSMVETLITSISFDADPIIFVWYDAFNPNHQDGVSSQRSAIQLEKAAVIFNLGAICSQIAASCDRTTALGRHLAMEAFKVAANFFFKLWKDFAKDLVSATLDLTFLFVEFLHNLFSAQASELKLREQLNNKDGSYRLREHRCALAFRSVYELYRRAYELIPTDSAARNHVNSFDQTWVTHLYQKVTFFEAEARQRHSSILPKSKRPLPQEYSSRVKSCALDHDAESVTEILVRGICSRKTQLYVIQTQLYVDLILSEYNPFKIMKDGKLVAYPWDMPPPYPTDSAILSSSLSSSSLSDILGLIPLKKTEPLNLYESLRSYFVLKCSESVANRVEGLLQMLHKLRNEMQRDDLSLPLRRECLILYFKYLCMIEPVFPMNASPNPPIFVWYNAINPQQHSSQHNIHLEKASVLFNLGSLCTHIALSCDFTTIHGFRLATDALNEASRWFSRLTASDSRMASGTIDLSEHYIRMIDFQLPDLKSKFPRPQSDESSSRRYAAYSAYNPMTYELLAYDPSDVTEQFILGYCKAYSMLQELCEGPLVWEVPPCLDLLSEVSPIKIKDGNLVANATLEAPNSALENMSLQETTLQ, from the exons ATGCTGTCAATCCCACTGAAGAAGACTGATCCGGTGGAGCTGTACCTGCCGTTACGTAGGTTGGTAGCCTCAAAATACTCGGAGAACGATGCACAAAAAGTTGAAAGCGTTCTCGAAACCCTAAACAAATGCCGCAGGGACATGGTGGAGCCTAGAGGGGACCTCTCCCTTCCCATGCAACGTGACTGCCTCCTCCACTACTTCAAATGCCTTTCCATGGTTGAGACACTCATCACCTCTATCTCCTTCGACGCCGACCCCATTATCTTTGTCTGGTACGACGCCTTCAACCCTAACCATCAGGATGGGGTCTCCTCACAGCGCAGCGCCATCCAATTGGAGAAGGCTGCTGTTATCTTCAACCTTGGAGCCATCTGCAGCCAGATTGCTGCCTCTTGCGACCGTACCACTGCCCTTGGCCGTCACCTTGCAATGGAAGCCTTCAAAGTTGCCGCCAATTTCTTCTTCAAACTCTGGAAGGATTTTGCCAAGGACCTGGTCTCCGCCACCCTCGATTTGACTTTCCTCTTCGTGGAGTTTCTGCACAACCTCTTCTCCGCTCAGGCTTCCGAGCTCAAATTACGGGAACAACTCAACAACAAAGACGGCAGTTACCGTCTACGAGAACACCGATGTGCCCTAGCGTTTAGATCG GTTTATGAGCTTTATCGTAGAGCATATGAACTGATACCTACTGATTCGGCTGCACGGAACCATGTCAACTCTTTTGACCAAACCTGGGTAACTCATCTTTACCAGAAGGTGACATTCTTTGAGGCGGAGGCTCGTCAGAGGCATTCATCCATCCTACCCAAATCCAAGCGACCTTTACCTCAAGAATACTCCTCAAGGGTCAAATCTTGTGCTCTTGATCATGATGCAGAAAGTGTCACTGAGATATTAGTTAGAGGGATTTGCTCGAGGAAAACCCAGCTATACGTCATACAAACCCAACTGTACGTTGATCTCATCCTCTCCGAGTACAATCCTTTTAAGATTATGAAGGATGGAAAGCTGGTGGCTTACCCTTGGGATATGCCTCCTCCTTATCCAACAGATTCGGCAATCCTCTCATCTTCGTTGTCTTCTTCATCTTTGTCGGATATTCTTGGACTCATTCCTTTGAAGAAGACTGAGCCCTTGAATCTCTACGAGTCCCTGCGCAGTTACTTTGTCCTCAAATGCTCTGAGAGCGTGGCAAACAGAGTAGAAGGCCTTCTCCAAATGCTACACAAATTGCGCAATGAGATGCAGCGTGATGACCTTTCGCTACCCCTTCGCCGTGAATGCCTCATCCTTTATTTCAAATACCTTTGCATGATTGAGCCTGTCTTCCCTATGAATGCCTCACCCAACCCACCTATCTTTGTTTGGTACAATGCCATCAACCCTCAACAGCACTCTTCTCAGCATAACATCCATTTGGAGAAGGCCTCTGTTCTCTTCAACCTgggatccctctgcacccacatTGCTCTCTCCTGCGATTTCACCACCATCCATGGCTTTCGCCTTGCCACGGACGCCTTAAATGAAGCTTCACGTTGGTTCTCTCGACTGACCGCGTCTGATTCTCGCATGGCATCTGGCACGATTGACTTGTCAGAACACTACATCAGGATGATAGACTTTCAGCTTCCCGACTTGAAATCAAAGTTTCCTCGTCCCCAATCTGATGAATCATCATCACGTAGATATGCT GCCTACTCAGCTTATAATCCGATGACATATGAGCTTTTAGCTTATGATCCAAGTGATGTCACTGAACAATTCATTTTAGGATATTGTAAGGCTTACTCCATGCTTCAAGAGTTATGTGAAGGACCATTGGTATGGGAAGTACCACCATGCTTGGACCTTCTCTCTGAGGTTAGCCCTATCAAGATTAAGGATGGAAATCTTGTGGCTAATGCAACCTTAGAGGCACCAAATTCGGCATTGGAGAACATGAGCTTGCAGGAGACGACACTACAGTAA
- the LOC107645292 gene encoding uncharacterized protein LOC107645292 isoform X1, with amino-acid sequence MNSHDQELLNLETMLSIPLKKTDPVELYLPLRRLVASKYSENDAQKVESVLETLNKCRRDMVEPRGDLSLPMQRDCLLHYFKCLSMVETLITSISFDADPIIFVWYDAFNPNHQDGVSSQRSAIQLEKAAVIFNLGAICSQIAASCDRTTALGRHLAMEAFKVAANFFFKLWKDFAKDLVSATLDLTFLFVEFLHNLFSAQASELKLREQLNNKDGSYRLREHRCALAFRSVYELYRRAYELIPTDSAARNHVNSFDQTWVTHLYQKVTFFEAEARQRHSSILPKSKRPLPQEYSSRVKSCALDHDAESVTEILVRGICSRKTQLYVIQTQLYVDLILSEYNPFKIMKDGKLVAYPWDMPPPYPTDSAILSSSLSSSSLSDILGLIPLKKTEPLNLYESLRSYFVLKCSESVANRVEGLLQMLHKLRNEMQRDDLSLPLRRECLILYFKYLCMIEPVFPMNASPNPPIFVWYNAINPQQHSSQHNIHLEKASVLFNLGSLCTHIALSCDFTTIHGFRLATDALNEASRWFSRLTASDSRMASGTIDLSEHYIRMIDFQLPDLKSKFPRPQSDESSSRRYAAYSAYNPMTYELLAYDPSDVTEQFILGYCKAYSMLQELCEGPLVWEVPPCLDLLSEVSPIKIKDGNLVANATLEAPNSALENMSLQETTLQ; translated from the exons ATGAACAGCCATGATCAGGAATTGTTGAACCTGGAAACGATGCTGTCAATCCCACTGAAGAAGACTGATCCGGTGGAGCTGTACCTGCCGTTACGTAGGTTGGTAGCCTCAAAATACTCGGAGAACGATGCACAAAAAGTTGAAAGCGTTCTCGAAACCCTAAACAAATGCCGCAGGGACATGGTGGAGCCTAGAGGGGACCTCTCCCTTCCCATGCAACGTGACTGCCTCCTCCACTACTTCAAATGCCTTTCCATGGTTGAGACACTCATCACCTCTATCTCCTTCGACGCCGACCCCATTATCTTTGTCTGGTACGACGCCTTCAACCCTAACCATCAGGATGGGGTCTCCTCACAGCGCAGCGCCATCCAATTGGAGAAGGCTGCTGTTATCTTCAACCTTGGAGCCATCTGCAGCCAGATTGCTGCCTCTTGCGACCGTACCACTGCCCTTGGCCGTCACCTTGCAATGGAAGCCTTCAAAGTTGCCGCCAATTTCTTCTTCAAACTCTGGAAGGATTTTGCCAAGGACCTGGTCTCCGCCACCCTCGATTTGACTTTCCTCTTCGTGGAGTTTCTGCACAACCTCTTCTCCGCTCAGGCTTCCGAGCTCAAATTACGGGAACAACTCAACAACAAAGACGGCAGTTACCGTCTACGAGAACACCGATGTGCCCTAGCGTTTAGATCG GTTTATGAGCTTTATCGTAGAGCATATGAACTGATACCTACTGATTCGGCTGCACGGAACCATGTCAACTCTTTTGACCAAACCTGGGTAACTCATCTTTACCAGAAGGTGACATTCTTTGAGGCGGAGGCTCGTCAGAGGCATTCATCCATCCTACCCAAATCCAAGCGACCTTTACCTCAAGAATACTCCTCAAGGGTCAAATCTTGTGCTCTTGATCATGATGCAGAAAGTGTCACTGAGATATTAGTTAGAGGGATTTGCTCGAGGAAAACCCAGCTATACGTCATACAAACCCAACTGTACGTTGATCTCATCCTCTCCGAGTACAATCCTTTTAAGATTATGAAGGATGGAAAGCTGGTGGCTTACCCTTGGGATATGCCTCCTCCTTATCCAACAGATTCGGCAATCCTCTCATCTTCGTTGTCTTCTTCATCTTTGTCGGATATTCTTGGACTCATTCCTTTGAAGAAGACTGAGCCCTTGAATCTCTACGAGTCCCTGCGCAGTTACTTTGTCCTCAAATGCTCTGAGAGCGTGGCAAACAGAGTAGAAGGCCTTCTCCAAATGCTACACAAATTGCGCAATGAGATGCAGCGTGATGACCTTTCGCTACCCCTTCGCCGTGAATGCCTCATCCTTTATTTCAAATACCTTTGCATGATTGAGCCTGTCTTCCCTATGAATGCCTCACCCAACCCACCTATCTTTGTTTGGTACAATGCCATCAACCCTCAACAGCACTCTTCTCAGCATAACATCCATTTGGAGAAGGCCTCTGTTCTCTTCAACCTgggatccctctgcacccacatTGCTCTCTCCTGCGATTTCACCACCATCCATGGCTTTCGCCTTGCCACGGACGCCTTAAATGAAGCTTCACGTTGGTTCTCTCGACTGACCGCGTCTGATTCTCGCATGGCATCTGGCACGATTGACTTGTCAGAACACTACATCAGGATGATAGACTTTCAGCTTCCCGACTTGAAATCAAAGTTTCCTCGTCCCCAATCTGATGAATCATCATCACGTAGATATGCT GCCTACTCAGCTTATAATCCGATGACATATGAGCTTTTAGCTTATGATCCAAGTGATGTCACTGAACAATTCATTTTAGGATATTGTAAGGCTTACTCCATGCTTCAAGAGTTATGTGAAGGACCATTGGTATGGGAAGTACCACCATGCTTGGACCTTCTCTCTGAGGTTAGCCCTATCAAGATTAAGGATGGAAATCTTGTGGCTAATGCAACCTTAGAGGCACCAAATTCGGCATTGGAGAACATGAGCTTGCAGGAGACGACACTACAGTAA
- the LOC107645294 gene encoding histone H3.3 — MARTKQTARKSTGGKAPRKQLATKAARKSAPTTGGVKKPHRYRPGTVALREIRKYQKSTELLIRKLPFQRLVREIAQDFKTDLRFQSHAVLALQEAAEAYLVGLFEDTNLCAIHAKRVTIMPKDIQLARRIRGERA, encoded by the exons ATGGCTCGTACGAAGCAAACTGCTCGCAAATCCACCGGTGGCAAGGCCCCTAGGAAGCAACTCGCCACCAAG GCTGCAAGGAAATCTGCTCCTACAACAGGAGGAGTCAAGAAGCCTCATCGTTATCGTCCTGGAACTGTTGCCTTGCG TGAGATCCGAAAGTACCAAAAGAGCACTGAGCTGTTGATCCGCAAGCTTCCCTTCCAGCGTCTTGTCCGTGAAATTGCTCAGGATTTCAAG ACTGATTTGAGGTTCCAGAGCCATGCTGTCCTTGCTCTCCAGGAAGCTGCTGAAGCCTACTTGGTTGGTTTGTTTGAGGACACCAACTTGTGTGCCATCCATGCCAAGAGGGTCACTATAATGCCCAAAGACATTCAGCTTGCTCGCCGCATCCGTGGTGAACGCGCTTAG
- the LOC107646222 gene encoding uncharacterized protein LOC107646222 isoform X1, which produces MQRDCLIHYFKCLSMVEPLFTSISSDADPILFVWYDAFNPDHQDGVSSQLNGIELEKAAVLFNLGAIYSQIAASCDRTTALGRHLAIEAFKVAANFFRKLLQFFAKHVVSATLDLTFLFAEFLHLLFSAQASELELHELLNKNDASYAFQQHRCALAFRSVYELYRRAYVTIKNDSAARKHFRSFDRTWLTHLKEKVPFLYAEVRQRESSILPQSDRSHACSTVESCALDHDAECVTEILVRGICSTKTQPFEIQTRMYVDLILSEYNPFKIMKDGKLVAYPWDMPPPYPTDSAILSSSLSSSSLSDILGFFPLKKTEPLNLYESLEKLAYPWDLPPPPPYPTDSAILSSSLSSSSLSDILKFLPLKKTEPLNLYESLRSYFVLKYSESVANRVEGLLQMLHKLRNEMQRDDLSLPLRRDCLILYLKYLCMIEPIFPMNASPNPPIFVWYNAINPQQHSSQHNIHLEKASVLFNLGALCTRISLSCDFTTIHGFRLAMDALNDASRWLTRLSYCESRLASGTFDLSEHYTKTINNQFRNLKSMFPRPQSSPRYAYSAYNPVKCVLFAYDPSDVTEQFLLGYCKGYSMIQEVCERHLPWETPPCLDLLSEVHVLVSRKFVESIEKIVISQRPVWRVDAAQIDKQCDFGLLMSHHSVFPHGTGYFFSPISVNLLKRKKKLSIRILSF; this is translated from the exons ATGCAACGTGACTGCCTCATCCACTACTTCAAATGCCTTTCCATGGTTGAGCCACTCTTCACCTCTATCTCTTCCGACGCCGATCCCATTCTCTTTGTCTGGTACGACGCCTTCAACCCTGATCATCAAGATGGGGTCTCCTCACAGCTTAACGGCATCGAATTGGAGAAGGCCGCTGTTCTCTTCAACCTCGGAGCCATCTACAGCCAGATTGCTGCCTCTTGCGACCGTACCACCGCCCTTGGCCGTCACCTTGCAATCGAAGCCTTCAAAGTTGCCGCCAATTTCTTCCGCAAACTCCTGCAATTTTTTGCCAAGCACGTGGTCTCCGCCACCCTCGATTTAACTTTCCTCTTCGCCGAGTTTCTGCACCTCCTCTTCTCCGCTCAGGCTTCCGAGCTCGAATTACACGAACTCCTCAACAAAAACGACGCCAGTTACGCTTTCCAACAACACCGATGTGCCCTAGCGTTTAGATCG gtTTATGAGCTTTATCGTAGAGCGTATGTAACGATAAAGAATGATTCGGCTGCACGGAAACATTTCCGCTCTTTTGACCGAACCTGGTTAACTCATCTTAAAGAGAAGGTGCCATTCTTATACGCGGAGGTTCGTCAGAGGGAATCATCCATCCTACCCCAATCCGACCGATCTCATGCTTGTTCAACGGTCGAATCTTGTGCTCTTGATCATGATGCAGAATGTGTCACTGAGATATTAGTTAGAGGGATTTGCTCGACGAAAACCCAGCCATTCGAAATACAAACCCGAATGTACGTTGACCTCATCCTCTCCGAGTACAATCCTTTCAAGATTATGAAGGATGGAAAGTTGGTGGCTTACCCATGGGATATGCCTCCTCCTTATCCAACAGATTCGGCGATCCTCTCATCTTCGTTGTCTTCTTCATCTTTGTCGGATATTCTTGGATTCTTTCCTTTGAAGAAGACTGAGCCGTTGAATCTCTATGAGTCTCTTGAAAAGTTGGCTTACCCATGGGATttgcctcctcctcctccttatcCAACAGATTCGGCGATCCTCTCATCTTCGTTGTCTTCTTCATCTTTGTCGGATATTCTTAAATTCCTTCCTTTGAAGAAGACTGAGCCCTTGAATCTCTATGAGTCCCTGCGCAGTTACTTTGTCCTCAAATACTCTGAGAGCGTGGCAAACAGAGTAGAAGGCCTTCTCCAAATGCTACACAAATTGCGCAATGAGATGCAGCGTGATGACCTTTCACTACCCCTTCGCCGTGACTGCCTCATCCTTTATTTGAAATACCTTTGCATGATTGAGCCTATCTTCCCTATGAATGCCTCACCCAACCCACCTATCTTTGTTTGGTACAATGCCATCAACCCTCAACAGCACTCTTCTCAGCATAACATCCATTTGGAGAAGGCCTCTGTTCTCTTCAACCTCGGAGCCCTCTGCACCCGCATTTCTCTCTCCTGCGATTTCACCACCATCCATGGCTTTCGCCTTGCCATGGACGCCTTAAATGATGCTTCACGTTGGCTCACTCGACTGAGTTACTGTGAGTCTCGCCTGGCATCTGGCACGTTTGACTTGTCAGAACACTACACCAAGACGATAAACAATCAGTTTCGCAACTTGAAATCGATGTTTCCTCGTCCCCAATCATCACCTAGATAT GCCTACTCAGCTTATAATCCGGTCAAATGTGTGCTTTTTGCTTATGATCCAAGTGATGTCACTGAACAATTTCTTTTGGGATATTGTAAGGGTTACTCCATGATTCAAGAGGTATGTGAAAGACATTTGCCATGGGAAACACCACCATGCTTGGACCTTCTCTCTGAG GTACATGTTTTGGTGTCTAGGAAATTCGTTGAATCAATTGAGAAGATTGTTATTAGCCAACGTCCTGTGTGGCGAGTCGATGCTGCCCAGATTGATAAACAATGTGATTTTGGTCTTCTTATGTCTCATCATTCTGTGTTCCCTCATGGTACTGGATATTTTTTCTCCCCTATTTCGGTTAATTtgttgaaaaggaaaaaaaaattaagtattaGAATTTTATCTTTCTAG
- the LOC107646222 gene encoding uncharacterized protein LOC107646222 isoform X2, protein MQRDCLIHYFKCLSMVEPLFTSISSDADPILFVWYDAFNPDHQDGVSSQLNGIELEKAAVLFNLGAIYSQIAASCDRTTALGRHLAIEAFKVAANFFRKLLQFFAKHVVSATLDLTFLFAEFLHLLFSAQASELELHELLNKNDASYAFQQHRCALAFRSVYELYRRAYVTIKNDSAARKHFRSFDRTWLTHLKEKVPFLYAEVRQRESSILPQSDRSHACSTVESCALDHDAECVTEILVRGICSTKTQPFEIQTRMYVDLILSEYNPFKIMKDGKLVAYPWDMPPPYPTDSAILSSSLSSSSLSDILGFFPLKKTEPLNLYESLEKLAYPWDLPPPPPYPTDSAILSSSLSSSSLSDILKFLPLKKTEPLNLYESLRSYFVLKYSESVANRVEGLLQMLHKLRNEMQRDDLSLPLRRDCLILYLKYLCMIEPIFPMNASPNPPIFVWYNAINPQQHSSQHNIHLEKASVLFNLGALCTRISLSCDFTTIHGFRLAMDALNDASRWLTRLSYCESRLASGTFDLSEHYTKTINNQFRNLKSMFPRPQSSPRYAYSAYNPVKCVLFAYDPSDVTEQFLLGYCKGYSMIQEVCERHLPWETPPCLDLLSEVHVLVSRKFVESIEKIVISQRPVWRVDAAQIDKQCDFGLLMSHHSVFPHGYSVGATKFH, encoded by the exons ATGCAACGTGACTGCCTCATCCACTACTTCAAATGCCTTTCCATGGTTGAGCCACTCTTCACCTCTATCTCTTCCGACGCCGATCCCATTCTCTTTGTCTGGTACGACGCCTTCAACCCTGATCATCAAGATGGGGTCTCCTCACAGCTTAACGGCATCGAATTGGAGAAGGCCGCTGTTCTCTTCAACCTCGGAGCCATCTACAGCCAGATTGCTGCCTCTTGCGACCGTACCACCGCCCTTGGCCGTCACCTTGCAATCGAAGCCTTCAAAGTTGCCGCCAATTTCTTCCGCAAACTCCTGCAATTTTTTGCCAAGCACGTGGTCTCCGCCACCCTCGATTTAACTTTCCTCTTCGCCGAGTTTCTGCACCTCCTCTTCTCCGCTCAGGCTTCCGAGCTCGAATTACACGAACTCCTCAACAAAAACGACGCCAGTTACGCTTTCCAACAACACCGATGTGCCCTAGCGTTTAGATCG gtTTATGAGCTTTATCGTAGAGCGTATGTAACGATAAAGAATGATTCGGCTGCACGGAAACATTTCCGCTCTTTTGACCGAACCTGGTTAACTCATCTTAAAGAGAAGGTGCCATTCTTATACGCGGAGGTTCGTCAGAGGGAATCATCCATCCTACCCCAATCCGACCGATCTCATGCTTGTTCAACGGTCGAATCTTGTGCTCTTGATCATGATGCAGAATGTGTCACTGAGATATTAGTTAGAGGGATTTGCTCGACGAAAACCCAGCCATTCGAAATACAAACCCGAATGTACGTTGACCTCATCCTCTCCGAGTACAATCCTTTCAAGATTATGAAGGATGGAAAGTTGGTGGCTTACCCATGGGATATGCCTCCTCCTTATCCAACAGATTCGGCGATCCTCTCATCTTCGTTGTCTTCTTCATCTTTGTCGGATATTCTTGGATTCTTTCCTTTGAAGAAGACTGAGCCGTTGAATCTCTATGAGTCTCTTGAAAAGTTGGCTTACCCATGGGATttgcctcctcctcctccttatcCAACAGATTCGGCGATCCTCTCATCTTCGTTGTCTTCTTCATCTTTGTCGGATATTCTTAAATTCCTTCCTTTGAAGAAGACTGAGCCCTTGAATCTCTATGAGTCCCTGCGCAGTTACTTTGTCCTCAAATACTCTGAGAGCGTGGCAAACAGAGTAGAAGGCCTTCTCCAAATGCTACACAAATTGCGCAATGAGATGCAGCGTGATGACCTTTCACTACCCCTTCGCCGTGACTGCCTCATCCTTTATTTGAAATACCTTTGCATGATTGAGCCTATCTTCCCTATGAATGCCTCACCCAACCCACCTATCTTTGTTTGGTACAATGCCATCAACCCTCAACAGCACTCTTCTCAGCATAACATCCATTTGGAGAAGGCCTCTGTTCTCTTCAACCTCGGAGCCCTCTGCACCCGCATTTCTCTCTCCTGCGATTTCACCACCATCCATGGCTTTCGCCTTGCCATGGACGCCTTAAATGATGCTTCACGTTGGCTCACTCGACTGAGTTACTGTGAGTCTCGCCTGGCATCTGGCACGTTTGACTTGTCAGAACACTACACCAAGACGATAAACAATCAGTTTCGCAACTTGAAATCGATGTTTCCTCGTCCCCAATCATCACCTAGATAT GCCTACTCAGCTTATAATCCGGTCAAATGTGTGCTTTTTGCTTATGATCCAAGTGATGTCACTGAACAATTTCTTTTGGGATATTGTAAGGGTTACTCCATGATTCAAGAGGTATGTGAAAGACATTTGCCATGGGAAACACCACCATGCTTGGACCTTCTCTCTGAG GTACATGTTTTGGTGTCTAGGAAATTCGTTGAATCAATTGAGAAGATTGTTATTAGCCAACGTCCTGTGTGGCGAGTCGATGCTGCCCAGATTGATAAACAATGTGATTTTGGTCTTCTTATGTCTCATCATTCTGTGTTCCCTCATG GTTACTCTGTCGGGGCTACTAAATTTCATTGA
- the LOC107645295 gene encoding protein BASIC PENTACYSTEINE6 (The sequence of the model RefSeq protein was modified relative to this genomic sequence to represent the inferred CDS: added 48 bases not found in genome assembly), whose translation MDDAGHRENGRHKADQYKSSPGQWLMQHQPSMKQIMALMAERDALIQERNLALSEKKAALAERDMAFLQRDAAITERNNALIERDNAIAALQYRENSLTNSSMPSSCPPGCQISRGIKHMHHPQQQVHHMPNNMGDGSYTAREMHTSDSLPTVPIPSEAGKSRRGKRPKEPKSVSPNKKASKGTRKVKRDDEDTHKMMFGKANEWKSSQEMINGSEDLNKQLEVTKADWKSQDLALNQVAYDESTMPAPGCSCTGVLRQCYKWGNGGWQSACCTTTLSVYPLPAVPNKRHARIGGRKMSGSAFNKLLSRLATEGHDLSNPVDLKDHWAKHGTNRYITIK comes from the exons ATGGATGATGCTGGGCACCGTGAAAATGGAAGGCACAAAGCAGATCAATATAAATCTAGCCCCGGACAG TGGTTGATGCAACATCAGCCTTCTATGAAACAAATTATGGCTCTTATGGCTGAAAGGGATGCACTTATTCAAGAAAGAAACCTGGCTCTT CGGGATGCTGCAATCACAGAACGAAATAATGCTTTAATTGAACGAGACAATGCAATTGCTGCACTTCAATATCGTGAAAATTCCCTAACCAACAGCAGTATGCCGTCCTCATGCCCTCCTGGATGCCAAATCTCACGGGGTATCAAACATATGCATCATCCACAGCAACAAGTACACCACATGCCTAATAATATGGGTGACGGTTCTTACACTGCAAGGGAAATGCACACAAGTGATTCCCTCCCAACTGTGCCCATTCCTTCAGAGGCTGGGAAGTCCCGGCGAGGTAAACGACCAAAGGAGCCTAAGTCAGTTTCACCAAATAAGAAGGCTTCAAAAGGTACTAGAAAGGTGAAGAGGGATGACGAAGATACTCACAAGATGATGTTTGGCAAGGCTAATGAATGGAAGAGTAGTCAGGAAATGATTAATGGGAGCGAAGACCTTAACAAGCAGTTAGAGGTGACAAAGGCCGATTGGAAATCCCAGGACTTGGCATTGAACCAAGTTGCGTACGATGAGTCGACAATGCCAGCTCCCGGGTGTTCTTGTACTGGTGTTCTGAGGCAGTGTTACAAATGGGGAAATGGAGGTTGGCAATCTGCTTGTTGCACAACCACCCTTTCAGTGTATCCCCTTCCAGCAGTTCCTAACAAGAGGCATGCTCGGATAGGTGGCCGGAAAATGAGTGGAAGTGCTTTCAATAAGCTGCTTAGTCGGCTTGCTACTGAGGGTCATGATCTGTCAAACCCAGTTGACCTCAAGGACCATTGGGCCAAACATGGTACAAATCGGTATATCACGATAAAGTAG